The Treponema phagedenis DNA segment CTTTCCCCTGTAGCTCAGCAGGCAGAGCAAGTGGCTGTTAACCACTGGGTCCGTGGTTCGAACCCGCGCGGGGGAGCTTTTAAAAAGCCGAATACGCTTTATGCGTACTCGGCTTTTTTACCCTTGACTGAATAATCATAAGCATTTATCCTATCTATACAAATATGCGCTTAGAAATACTTGGCTCCGGAACAAGCCACGGAATTCCGGTAATAGGTTGTAATTGCAGTGTTTGCACATCCGCTGATCCTCGTGATACCCGATACAGGGCTTCCGCATGGATTCGCCCAAAAAATAATTCGGAAAAACCTTCAATTCTCATTGATTGCGGCCCGGAATTCCGCTTACAAGCCTTGCGGGCAGGAATGCAAAACCTTGATGCAGTATTACTCACTCATTCTCACGCGGATCACGTCCACGGACTTGACGATCTGAGAATATTTAGCTACAAAACCTCTCTGCCTATTTATCTTGAAAAATATTGTGCAGAGGATATAAAAAAACGATTTAGCTATGTTTTTACGCATGCATATGAGGGAGGAGGAATACCGCATTTTTCATTACATGTTATTGAAGACAGCAACCCCGTTTTTTATCTGAAAGGCGTGCGAATAGAAGCCATTCCGCTTATACACGGCAGAATCATCGACTTTGGCTGGAGAATCAAGAACACCGCCTACTTAACCGATTGCAATTTTATTCCGGACTCTTCTTTTGAAAAGCTAAAAGGCTTAAAGAATTTAATTATTGATGGTTTACGGGTGCGCAAACATATCACCCATTTTTGTTTTGCCGAAAGCCTCGATGCGATAAAAAGAATTGCCCCGCAAAAAGCGTGGCTCACACATATCTGCCATGATGTTTCGCATAAAGAAATATGTGCTATCATTGAAGAAGCACAACAAAATGATCCGGAACTTGCCAAAATCAAAATAAGTCCTGCGTATGACGGGCTTATAATTGACGATTTAGATTAAACAATAATTATCACAATTCATATCAAAGAACTTATAGAGTGCCGCGACACATTCAACGAGAAAAGCAAAGAAAAAAAGCATAATTTAAAACTGTGAATATATTTGCGAATAATAAAACGATTCGATGAGCGTTTATACAAAAATCCCCTAAAATCAAATAGCATTCACTGACAAAACATTGATATCATAAAAAAACAGATAACTTGGCGAGCGGAAAAAGCGGCGCAGTTTTAAAGATGATACTTAGCTTAAGAGAATCTCATAAGAGCTATTTTTAGAAGAAGCCTACTGTAATTTTTAAATCATTACCTGTAAATAAATTATAAAAAATTTTATAAAAAAGAGTTCGACACGGCGCAACGGCGAATTTTTGGAGTTTCTTCCATATGGTTCGCCTACGAGTTTTGCCTGGTTACGCTGGAGTATCAGGCAAAACATCGCTGCCCCTTGTTTATGCGTAAGCCCTGTTGAAAATGCTTGAGCCGATTGCATAAGCTATCGTTTTTTGATATGGTGTCGAAGTGGAAACGGTATCAATTGTTTTACAAGCTGTTGGAAGCCTTGGTTTCATTCTTTATGGAATGAAGCTGATGAGTGACGGAATTCAGAAAAGCACCGGAGAAAGCTTACATAAAATTCTCAATTTTATGGCAGGAAATAGATTCCTTGCCGTTCTTACGGGATTTGCGGTAACGGCTATTGTACAGTCATCGGGAGCTACAACGATCATGACTGTTTCTTTTGTAAATGCCGGAATGCTTACTCTGCAACAGGCTATAGGAATTATTTTCGGTGCAAACATCGGAACAACTGTTACCGCATGGATTGTCGCTTTAATAGGCTTTCAGCTTAATCTGGCAATTATTGCCATCCCCGCATTCGGAATCGGTTATTTTTTAACCTTTTTTAAAAAGCTTAAACAGGAAAGCCTCGGCGAAAGTATCATGGGATTCGGCTTGCTTTTCGCCGGACTTGATTTCCTTTCATCCCTTATGCCGTCTCTTTCCGCCGACAACCTTACTTTTTTAAGCATTG contains these protein-coding regions:
- a CDS encoding MBL fold metallo-hydrolase — encoded protein: MRLEILGSGTSHGIPVIGCNCSVCTSADPRDTRYRASAWIRPKNNSEKPSILIDCGPEFRLQALRAGMQNLDAVLLTHSHADHVHGLDDLRIFSYKTSLPIYLEKYCAEDIKKRFSYVFTHAYEGGGIPHFSLHVIEDSNPVFYLKGVRIEAIPLIHGRIIDFGWRIKNTAYLTDCNFIPDSSFEKLKGLKNLIIDGLRVRKHITHFCFAESLDAIKRIAPQKAWLTHICHDVSHKEICAIIEEAQQNDPELAKIKISPAYDGLIIDDLD